One segment of Chthonomonas sp. DNA contains the following:
- a CDS encoding PD-(D/E)XK nuclease family protein, with protein sequence MPRKPTLSPSKISTFLACPHKFYWTYLNEMGRYFLRSKSYFSFGTSLHRVLQRFHDSGDSGVQTASQAAAALEEGWIDAGYQTPEQMMEAQGEGKVILESYIENFNALNPEATPLLIEKMLRYDMGDFVLRGKLDRLDEHPDGLLEIVDYKSGRTEVTADEIEDDLAMSVYQLLVKRNYPNRPVTATIIALRTLAKASASLDDARLAEFEQDILKIGQTILEFESREAGTKEPSTIPQSKSLCASCDFLSLCQKRGLTLPEPAAAPPES encoded by the coding sequence ATGCCCCGCAAGCCAACCTTGAGTCCATCGAAGATCAGCACGTTCCTCGCGTGCCCCCACAAGTTTTATTGGACTTATCTGAACGAAATGGGTCGGTACTTCCTGCGTTCAAAATCGTACTTCAGCTTCGGAACCAGCCTCCACCGGGTGCTGCAGAGGTTCCATGACTCGGGCGACAGCGGAGTACAGACCGCGAGCCAAGCCGCGGCTGCGCTCGAAGAGGGCTGGATCGACGCCGGTTACCAGACCCCCGAGCAAATGATGGAAGCTCAAGGTGAAGGCAAGGTTATCCTTGAGAGCTACATCGAGAACTTTAATGCGCTGAACCCAGAGGCAACTCCCCTGCTGATCGAGAAGATGCTCCGCTACGACATGGGCGACTTCGTCCTACGCGGCAAGCTCGACCGGCTGGACGAGCATCCGGACGGGTTGCTGGAGATCGTCGACTACAAATCCGGTCGCACCGAAGTCACCGCTGATGAGATTGAGGACGATCTTGCGATGAGCGTCTACCAGCTCCTCGTCAAGCGGAACTACCCAAACCGGCCAGTTACCGCGACAATCATCGCCTTGCGGACCCTTGCCAAGGCGAGCGCATCGCTGGATGACGCGAGGCTCGCAGAGTTCGAGCAGGACATTCTCAAGATCGGCCAAACCATCCTAGAATTTGAGTCCCGCGAAGCGGGGACCAAAGAGCCGAGCACCATCCCGCAATCAAAATCGCTTTGTGCGAGTTGCGACTTCTTAAGCCTGTGTCAGAAGCGGGGTCTCACTCTGCCCGAACCGGCGGCCGCCCCGCCTGAATCGTGA
- the rpoB gene encoding DNA-directed RNA polymerase subunit beta → MKVIQPSSKRIGRFLEVPNLIELQLNSYKWFLEEGLPELFKTFSPIWDFTQSNYIEFVSFTLGEPKYSLQECRDRDMTFEAPIKATVRFGGKEREEMETEVYLGDLPLMTDKGTFIINGRERVIVSQLSRSPGLYFEEGVDASMQVLVSARVIPTEGPWLEFESDSNLVVHTQISQTKKLPLTQLIKALHAFFDSNNPDKLRGRVRQNLLVKDALHKKVVEPVVDAETGEVLIERGTILTRKHLAGLNGATLGQTIHCETPLATNEEMLWAASVEETLENPTADVLEGTRPLDDIKEGGSVVIGKLQRIDREVAKKIEGMGLASLDVLRVSKLIEATLETDKTNTMRDAILDIFKRLRPGEAATEESAKQLLYNQFFEPKRYDLGKVGRRFLNKRLGADIAIDVRNLTSDDLLNIVRAMEPFILKDAERDDIDDLRNKRVRSVGELLQSQLRLGFVRMEKVARERMTSADQENLLPGIILSVKPVSASIKSFFSSNQLSTFMDQTNPLSELTNKRRLSSLGPGGLQRNSAKLEVRDVHRSHYGRICPIETPEGPNIGLISQLTTHARVDEFGFIMTPYRRVIAGRVTEDVIYLTAQEDFTYRIAPADLATDETGLIAAERVQVRCPGGDREFGGASYPIVPRESVDLVDVSPVQIISVATALIPFLENDDANRALMGANMQRQGVPCLRSDAPIVGTGYERIAAVDSGAAVVAHRPGTVERVTSHEITVRTDDGTVQHYELMHMVQSNKSTCFTHRPVVAPGQRVLKGDPLADGPTCDNGRLALGQNVLVAFMPWGGYNYEDAILISERMVKDDVYTSIHIERHETEAVDTKLGPEEITRDIPNVGEDALKDLDENGIIRVGAEVRPEDILVGKVAPKGQTEMTAEERLIIAIFGKKAEETRDVSLRLPHGEKGTIIDVKVFSRFKYLSPSINYVYKESKKRERLICDRTEEALLQIPGDELPAGTNMTVQVYIAQKRKLMVGDKMAGRHGNKGVISRVLPVEDMPMLADGTPVDIVLNPLGVPSRMNIGQILETHLGYVGRHLGIRYECPAFEGATEHEILGEIDKLAQHFRRQVLIAYVNTELMLNIAFEKDDSLDKMNERIEARIRSLDDAHLERVSRIVAAAPAKSTSDLLEVDFETWVPEELEEAMGAPAKASNELYADIMSRIQANTFDRAGLDPKSCKSIVRDGLTGDRVPNPITVGVMYFLKLEHLADEKIHARSIGPYSLVTQQPLGGKAQFGGQRFGEMEVWALEAYGAAYTLQELLTIKSDDVMGRVRAYESIVKGESIAEPGIPESFKILVNELRSLCLKVSVEDKQNKELNLKDLDELSPGQGEDVRLAKSVGFFN, encoded by the coding sequence ATGAAGGTTATTCAACCGTCTTCTAAGCGAATCGGTCGATTCCTAGAAGTACCCAATCTCATCGAACTTCAACTCAATAGTTATAAATGGTTTCTAGAAGAAGGACTTCCGGAGCTTTTTAAAACATTCTCCCCTATTTGGGATTTCACCCAAAGCAACTACATCGAATTCGTCTCATTCACCCTTGGCGAGCCTAAATACAGCTTGCAAGAGTGTCGAGATCGAGACATGACATTTGAGGCCCCAATCAAGGCGACTGTCCGCTTCGGCGGAAAGGAACGCGAGGAGATGGAGACCGAGGTCTATCTGGGCGATCTGCCTCTGATGACCGACAAGGGCACGTTCATCATCAATGGACGTGAGCGGGTCATCGTGTCGCAGCTCAGCCGTTCGCCGGGTCTGTACTTCGAAGAAGGCGTCGACGCCTCGATGCAGGTCTTGGTTTCGGCCCGAGTCATCCCGACCGAAGGACCGTGGCTGGAGTTCGAATCCGACTCGAACCTTGTTGTCCATACCCAGATCAGCCAGACCAAGAAGCTCCCGCTGACCCAGTTGATCAAGGCACTCCACGCCTTCTTCGACTCGAACAACCCGGACAAGCTCCGCGGCCGCGTGCGTCAGAACCTGCTCGTCAAGGACGCCCTCCACAAGAAGGTCGTCGAGCCGGTGGTCGATGCAGAGACGGGTGAGGTGCTGATCGAGCGAGGAACGATCCTTACTCGGAAGCACCTTGCAGGCTTGAATGGTGCGACCCTTGGCCAGACCATCCACTGCGAGACGCCTTTGGCGACGAACGAGGAGATGCTGTGGGCTGCAAGTGTCGAAGAGACGCTGGAGAACCCAACTGCGGACGTCCTGGAAGGGACTCGTCCGCTCGATGATATCAAGGAAGGCGGCTCAGTCGTCATCGGCAAGCTTCAGCGCATCGATCGTGAAGTCGCAAAGAAGATTGAGGGCATGGGCCTCGCTAGCCTGGATGTGCTTCGCGTGAGCAAGCTCATCGAGGCCACTCTTGAAACCGACAAGACGAACACGATGCGAGATGCCATTCTCGACATCTTCAAGCGTCTGCGCCCGGGTGAAGCTGCAACCGAGGAATCGGCAAAGCAACTTCTGTACAATCAGTTCTTCGAGCCGAAGCGGTACGACCTTGGTAAGGTCGGACGACGCTTCCTCAACAAGCGACTCGGTGCGGACATCGCCATCGATGTTCGAAACTTGACGAGCGACGACCTTCTCAACATCGTCCGCGCGATGGAACCGTTCATCCTCAAAGATGCCGAGCGCGACGACATTGATGATCTGCGCAACAAGCGCGTCCGCAGCGTAGGTGAGCTCCTCCAGAGCCAACTCCGCCTCGGTTTCGTCCGCATGGAGAAGGTGGCCCGCGAACGCATGACGAGCGCAGACCAGGAGAACCTCCTGCCCGGCATTATCCTATCGGTGAAGCCGGTGAGCGCGAGCATCAAGAGCTTCTTCAGCAGCAACCAGCTGAGCACGTTCATGGACCAGACTAACCCGCTGAGCGAGTTGACGAACAAGCGTCGTCTCTCAAGCCTCGGCCCAGGCGGTCTGCAACGTAACAGCGCCAAGCTGGAAGTTCGCGACGTCCACCGTTCGCACTACGGCCGTATCTGCCCGATTGAAACGCCAGAAGGTCCAAACATCGGTCTGATCAGCCAGCTCACGACCCACGCTCGCGTGGATGAGTTCGGCTTCATCATGACTCCGTACCGACGGGTCATCGCGGGCCGAGTGACGGAAGATGTCATCTACCTCACCGCACAAGAGGACTTCACATACCGAATCGCCCCGGCCGACTTGGCCACGGACGAGACCGGTCTGATTGCCGCCGAACGAGTTCAGGTGCGCTGCCCAGGCGGCGACCGTGAATTCGGTGGCGCAAGCTACCCAATCGTGCCGCGTGAGAGCGTAGACCTCGTCGACGTTTCGCCGGTGCAGATCATCTCGGTCGCCACCGCGCTCATTCCGTTCCTTGAGAACGACGACGCTAACCGCGCCCTGATGGGTGCGAACATGCAGCGTCAGGGTGTTCCCTGTCTTCGATCCGATGCCCCGATTGTGGGTACCGGGTACGAGCGCATTGCCGCCGTCGACTCGGGCGCAGCCGTTGTGGCTCACCGACCGGGCACTGTCGAGCGGGTTACGTCGCACGAGATCACTGTTCGAACTGACGACGGCACCGTTCAGCACTACGAGCTGATGCACATGGTGCAGAGCAACAAGTCCACGTGTTTCACCCACCGACCGGTGGTCGCACCTGGACAACGCGTGCTCAAGGGTGATCCGCTTGCGGACGGCCCAACCTGCGACAATGGCCGCTTGGCTCTGGGTCAGAACGTCCTCGTGGCATTCATGCCTTGGGGTGGCTACAACTACGAAGACGCGATCCTCATCTCCGAGCGCATGGTGAAGGACGACGTGTATACGTCCATCCACATCGAGCGGCACGAGACCGAGGCCGTGGATACGAAGCTCGGCCCGGAAGAGATCACGCGCGACATCCCGAACGTGGGTGAAGACGCGCTGAAGGATCTCGACGAGAACGGCATCATCCGCGTGGGCGCAGAAGTTCGTCCTGAAGACATCCTTGTCGGAAAGGTCGCACCCAAGGGCCAGACAGAGATGACCGCTGAAGAGCGGCTCATCATCGCGATCTTTGGCAAGAAGGCCGAAGAGACCCGCGACGTCTCGCTGCGCTTGCCGCATGGCGAGAAGGGCACGATCATCGACGTTAAGGTCTTCAGTCGGTTCAAGTACCTGTCGCCGAGCATCAACTACGTCTATAAGGAATCGAAGAAGCGCGAACGCTTAATCTGTGATCGCACGGAGGAAGCGCTGCTCCAGATCCCCGGTGACGAGCTCCCAGCTGGTACCAACATGACGGTTCAGGTCTACATCGCCCAGAAGCGCAAGCTGATGGTCGGTGACAAGATGGCCGGACGGCACGGAAACAAGGGGGTCATCTCGCGGGTCTTGCCCGTCGAGGACATGCCGATGCTCGCCGACGGCACTCCGGTTGACATCGTCTTGAACCCACTCGGTGTTCCGAGCCGCATGAACATCGGCCAGATCCTCGAGACTCATCTCGGTTATGTCGGACGCCACCTCGGCATCCGGTACGAGTGCCCCGCGTTTGAGGGTGCAACCGAGCACGAGATTCTGGGTGAAATCGATAAGCTTGCGCAGCACTTCCGCCGCCAGGTCTTGATTGCGTACGTCAACACCGAACTGATGCTAAACATCGCGTTCGAGAAGGACGATTCGCTTGACAAGATGAATGAGCGCATCGAAGCGCGCATCCGCTCGCTGGATGACGCTCATCTGGAGCGGGTGTCTCGCATCGTCGCCGCCGCCCCTGCCAAGTCCACTTCGGACCTGCTTGAGGTCGACTTCGAGACTTGGGTTCCCGAGGAACTCGAAGAGGCGATGGGCGCACCGGCAAAGGCCTCGAACGAACTCTACGCCGACATCATGAGCCGGATTCAGGCGAACACCTTCGACCGCGCGGGCTTGGATCCCAAGTCGTGCAAGTCGATCGTTCGCGATGGACTCACGGGCGACCGAGTACCGAACCCGATCACGGTCGGTGTGATGTACTTCTTGAAGCTTGAGCACCTTGCCGACGAGAAGATCCACGCACGATCGATTGGCCCATACTCGCTCGTCACGCAGCAGCCGCTGGGTGGTAAGGCGCAGTTCGGTGGTCAGCGATTCGGTGAAATGGAAGTGTGGGCGCTGGAAGCTTATGGCGCAGCGTACACGCTCCAAGAGCTGCTGACGATCAAGTCGGACGACGTGATGGGTCGTGTTCGAGCCTACGAGAGCATCGTGAAGGGCGAGAGCATTGCCGAACCGGGAATCCCCGAGTCGTTCAAGATCCTCGTCAACGAGCTTCGATCGCTGTGTCTAAAGGTCTCGGTCGAGGACAAGCAGAACAAGGAACTCAACTTGAAGGACCTTGACGAGCTGTCCCCCGGCCAGGGTGAAGATGTCCGACTCGCCAAGAGTGTCGGCTTCTTTAACTAA
- the hisA gene encoding 1-(5-phosphoribosyl)-5-[(5-phosphoribosylamino)methylideneamino]imidazole-4-carboxamide isomerase, whose product MLIFPAIDILDGHAVRLIRGDYAQRTDYGSPLEIAKKFADEGAAWLHIVDLDGAKQGVPVNTNVIAEICSSLPIKVQMGGGIRTVQCARMMTEMGVKRVVIGTRLVQDEGCAAGFFQQMGSKAIAGVDTRGGKVATHGWTEDSTLNGTEFAKHMEQMGCKRVVFTDVATDGTLSGPNFSATREMVQALSIPVIASGGVGSLEDIDALRETGVEGVIVGKAIYQNRFTLAEAIALAAGEQS is encoded by the coding sequence ATGTTAATTTTCCCAGCGATCGATATCTTGGATGGACACGCAGTCCGCCTCATACGCGGCGATTACGCGCAGCGGACCGACTACGGTAGCCCGCTAGAGATCGCGAAGAAGTTCGCAGACGAGGGTGCAGCGTGGCTCCACATCGTCGATTTGGACGGCGCAAAGCAGGGTGTCCCCGTGAACACGAACGTGATCGCGGAAATCTGCTCCAGTTTGCCGATCAAGGTGCAGATGGGCGGCGGCATTCGGACCGTCCAATGCGCTCGGATGATGACCGAGATGGGCGTCAAACGCGTGGTGATCGGGACCCGCCTGGTCCAAGACGAGGGGTGCGCGGCCGGATTCTTCCAGCAGATGGGAAGCAAAGCGATCGCCGGGGTGGATACTCGTGGCGGCAAAGTGGCGACCCACGGCTGGACGGAAGACTCCACGTTGAATGGCACCGAGTTCGCCAAGCACATGGAGCAGATGGGATGCAAGCGGGTCGTCTTCACCGACGTCGCGACCGATGGCACCCTGTCGGGTCCCAACTTCTCGGCAACGCGCGAGATGGTGCAGGCGCTCTCGATTCCCGTGATCGCCAGCGGCGGCGTCGGCTCACTGGAAGACATCGACGCATTGCGCGAGACGGGTGTGGAAGGCGTCATCGTCGGCAAGGCGATCTACCAGAATCGATTCACGCTGGCCGAAGCCATCGCCCTCGCCGCAGGCGAACAGTCCTAG
- the hisH gene encoding imidazole glycerol phosphate synthase subunit HisH produces MLVVLDYGMGNLKSVVRALEHVGAQPTIQHDLRGATKVVLPGVGAFAAAMERLKTVQGDLRAFVETDQPLLGICLGQQLLFEASDEHGGAGGLGFLGGHVRYLPVSPSIKVPHVGWNELNPRQTTGLGATTLRGDQVYFVHSLYCDPTDSEVVAATSHHGIEFAASVQRRNLWGTQFHPEKSGEVGLRMIKAFVEC; encoded by the coding sequence ATGCTCGTCGTACTCGACTACGGGATGGGCAATCTAAAGAGTGTCGTGCGAGCGCTTGAGCACGTTGGCGCTCAACCAACGATCCAGCATGACCTCCGGGGAGCGACGAAGGTCGTCCTACCCGGAGTCGGCGCTTTCGCCGCTGCCATGGAACGTCTGAAGACGGTCCAAGGAGACTTGCGCGCCTTTGTCGAGACTGATCAGCCGTTGCTTGGGATCTGCCTGGGACAACAGTTGCTCTTCGAAGCGAGCGATGAACACGGAGGCGCAGGCGGACTCGGGTTCCTGGGAGGACACGTGCGCTACTTGCCCGTCTCACCCAGCATCAAAGTTCCGCACGTTGGTTGGAACGAGCTCAACCCGCGTCAAACGACCGGGCTGGGCGCAACGACACTCCGCGGCGACCAGGTTTACTTCGTCCATTCTTTGTATTGCGATCCCACCGACAGCGAAGTCGTGGCCGCTACCAGCCACCACGGCATAGAATTTGCCGCTAGTGTCCAGCGTCGAAATCTCTGGGGGACACAATTCCACCCGGAGAAGAGCGGCGAAGTGGGTCTCAGAATGATCAAGGCTTTTGTCGAATGTTAA
- the hisB gene encoding imidazoleglycerol-phosphate dehydratase HisB, with product MSKGTPGVRYAEVERESKETRVQVVLDFDGGTRRDVSTGVGFFDHMLQLMAFHGHFDLGVKAEGDTHVDDHHTVEDVGIVLGKAIRIALEESNAIERYGDVASPMDEALVLIALDICGRGQLHYDLQFTRTEIGAMATENIKEFFRALCQHAGITLHIDMLRGNNDHHIAEATFKGFGRALRRAVERTDARSFSSTKGLID from the coding sequence ATGAGCAAAGGTACACCCGGAGTCCGCTACGCCGAAGTCGAACGCGAAAGCAAGGAGACCCGCGTTCAAGTGGTGTTGGACTTCGACGGCGGTACCCGCCGCGACGTTTCCACCGGAGTCGGGTTCTTCGACCACATGCTTCAACTGATGGCGTTCCACGGGCACTTTGACCTGGGCGTAAAAGCCGAAGGCGATACGCATGTCGACGACCATCATACGGTCGAGGATGTGGGCATCGTCCTCGGCAAAGCGATCCGCATCGCACTGGAAGAGAGTAATGCAATCGAGCGATACGGCGACGTTGCCTCGCCCATGGACGAAGCGCTCGTTCTGATTGCTTTGGATATTTGTGGCCGGGGCCAACTTCATTACGACCTCCAGTTCACGCGGACCGAGATCGGAGCGATGGCGACCGAGAACATCAAGGAGTTCTTCCGCGCGCTCTGCCAGCACGCAGGGATCACCCTTCACATCGACATGCTACGGGGCAACAACGATCACCACATCGCCGAAGCGACGTTTAAGGGGTTCGGTCGAGCGCTTCGTCGCGCGGTCGAGCGAACGGATGCACGCAGTTTTTCTAGCACCAAAGGCCTGATCGACTAA
- a CDS encoding DUF4332 domain-containing protein: MSKKIDEIEGIGPAYAAKLVEAGINTVERLLEVAGTKAERTALAETTGIPEANILRWVNHADLFRINGVASQFAELLEASGVDSVPELAQRNAANLAAKMSEVNEAKNLSNRAPSESEVTRWIEEAKTLGRAVHH; this comes from the coding sequence ATGTCAAAGAAGATTGATGAAATCGAAGGGATCGGTCCTGCATACGCTGCGAAGCTCGTAGAAGCCGGCATCAACACAGTCGAGCGGCTCCTGGAAGTCGCTGGGACCAAGGCCGAACGCACCGCGCTGGCCGAAACCACCGGCATTCCCGAAGCGAACATTCTGCGCTGGGTGAACCACGCTGACCTCTTCCGCATCAACGGCGTGGCCAGCCAGTTTGCCGAGCTGCTCGAAGCATCCGGTGTTGACTCGGTCCCCGAGCTGGCTCAGCGCAACGCCGCCAACCTCGCGGCCAAGATGTCCGAGGTCAACGAGGCTAAGAACCTGAGCAACCGAGCTCCGTCCGAGTCGGAAGTCACGCGCTGGATCGAAGAGGCCAAGACTTTAGGTCGAGCGGTTCACCACTAA
- a CDS encoding polysaccharide deacetylase family protein, translating to MVNTLIAALSIISHSGEVIANRTSTLEILRASRDARSSEIERGARPRIVTQGSTRSRRVALTFDDGPQPETTDKILAILRKRNIRATFFMIGAKVQADMSIARRVLDAGHEIGNHTQMHPNLTKLDPSAVFEEYGSASQLLEETLGISPYLCRPPGGNYDRSVVDQSTALGMTTVLWTSNAADTRLETPADIAKVVLAKAKPGGILLLHDTVELTVEALPLILDGLQKKRLKPGTVGELFGLQP from the coding sequence ATGGTCAATACACTCATTGCAGCACTCAGCATCATCTCTCACTCTGGTGAGGTGATTGCAAACCGTACATCGACGCTGGAAATCTTGCGCGCCAGCCGCGACGCCCGATCCAGTGAGATCGAGCGCGGGGCGCGACCACGCATCGTCACGCAAGGTTCGACCCGATCGCGCCGTGTCGCGCTAACTTTTGATGACGGTCCCCAGCCCGAGACGACGGACAAGATTCTCGCGATCCTACGGAAGCGAAATATCCGCGCGACCTTCTTCATGATCGGTGCCAAGGTTCAGGCGGATATGAGTATCGCACGCCGGGTTCTGGATGCGGGTCACGAGATCGGCAATCACACCCAGATGCACCCGAATCTAACCAAGCTTGATCCAAGCGCAGTGTTCGAGGAGTACGGGAGCGCGAGCCAACTCCTGGAGGAGACCTTGGGGATATCGCCGTACCTGTGCCGCCCTCCCGGGGGGAACTACGATCGTTCGGTTGTAGATCAGTCGACTGCGTTGGGAATGACGACCGTGCTGTGGACCAGCAACGCCGCCGACACACGGCTGGAAACACCCGCGGATATCGCAAAAGTCGTGCTCGCCAAAGCCAAACCGGGCGGCATTCTGTTGCTCCATGACACGGTGGAACTCACGGTCGAAGCCCTTCCGCTCATCCTGGATGGGCTGCAGAAGAAGCGGCTGAAGCCGGGCACGGTTGGCGAGCTCTTTGGCCTTCAGCCCTGA
- a CDS encoding DUF393 domain-containing protein has protein sequence MTPWRLYYDGGCNLCHTSQLRAERWAKRYGQELVAMPLQSAEAQDKGYDTGAMVLEADRVYTAGDAWIKLLSIAPWPLRLLYSLARVPGLRQLIHLGYAVVDRYRLKWFGTRTCELPRRQG, from the coding sequence ATGACCCCCTGGCGACTCTACTACGACGGAGGATGCAACTTGTGCCACACCAGCCAGTTGCGCGCCGAGCGCTGGGCGAAACGGTATGGCCAAGAACTCGTGGCCATGCCGCTCCAATCCGCAGAAGCGCAAGATAAAGGCTACGACACCGGCGCCATGGTTCTAGAAGCGGACCGGGTGTACACGGCCGGGGACGCCTGGATCAAGCTTCTCAGCATCGCTCCTTGGCCCCTGCGACTCTTGTACAGCCTCGCGCGGGTTCCCGGGTTGCGCCAGTTGATTCATCTCGGGTACGCCGTCGTAGACCGCTACCGGCTCAAGTGGTTCGGAACCCGTACGTGCGAGCTACCCCGCCGTCAGGGCTGA
- a CDS encoding glycosyltransferase family 2 protein, whose product MSEPTLSLAVMVKNDAVRLRRAIDSCSDFVDEVVVLDTGSSDDSVFVAKECGAGVIERSWPGEFDTALNWLLDEIKTDWVLRLDSDEWFEESPGSEIRGLIQRPDIFVIQIIRRDYLPEDRHSDLTIPRIWRNHPQMRYQGIIHEQFTGPTLHEVGQGRLIYDSAILLHHDGYRTGSRTDRLRRNEELIRQELEKRPGQLYYEICLVDTLAELQEPEAETEREALFDRVVKTQRPPEQELFAVPLAKWMIEVGPDRFFHPQTGKRIRYALQHFPRVPGMLWACADLEQRRGNLREALEIYLALDRMGETGEYDQTLSVNRHLISDECWMRIVQLGTQLGRHDAVAMANHKLETWARMHSEG is encoded by the coding sequence GTGTCCGAGCCTACGCTTTCGCTCGCCGTCATGGTCAAAAACGACGCCGTCCGGTTGCGCCGGGCGATCGACTCGTGTAGCGACTTTGTGGATGAGGTGGTTGTCCTCGATACCGGCTCCAGTGACGACTCGGTCTTCGTGGCCAAGGAGTGTGGGGCGGGGGTCATCGAGCGGTCTTGGCCCGGTGAGTTCGACACCGCGCTGAATTGGCTACTGGACGAAATCAAGACGGACTGGGTGCTGCGATTGGACTCGGACGAGTGGTTCGAGGAGAGCCCGGGATCGGAGATCCGTGGACTGATCCAGAGGCCGGACATCTTCGTGATCCAGATCATCAGGAGGGACTACCTTCCCGAGGATCGGCACTCCGACCTAACCATCCCACGCATCTGGCGCAACCACCCGCAGATGCGCTACCAGGGGATCATTCACGAGCAGTTCACCGGTCCGACGCTGCATGAGGTGGGGCAGGGAAGGCTGATCTACGACTCGGCGATCTTGCTACATCACGACGGTTACCGGACCGGTTCGCGAACAGATCGCCTGCGCCGCAATGAGGAGCTGATTCGCCAGGAACTGGAGAAGCGCCCAGGCCAACTCTACTACGAGATTTGCTTGGTGGATACGCTCGCCGAACTCCAGGAGCCCGAGGCTGAGACGGAGCGCGAAGCACTCTTTGACCGCGTGGTGAAGACGCAGCGGCCGCCCGAGCAAGAGCTCTTCGCCGTCCCCCTCGCCAAGTGGATGATCGAAGTCGGACCCGACCGATTTTTTCACCCCCAGACCGGCAAGCGGATCCGCTACGCGCTGCAGCATTTTCCCCGTGTCCCTGGCATGCTCTGGGCTTGCGCCGACCTGGAGCAGAGGAGGGGCAACTTGCGCGAGGCGCTGGAGATTTACCTCGCGCTGGACCGCATGGGGGAAACGGGCGAATACGATCAGACGCTTTCCGTGAACCGGCATCTGATCTCGGACGAGTGTTGGATGCGCATCGTGCAGCTTGGAACCCAATTGGGCCGGCATGACGCGGTGGCCATGGCCAACCACAAGTTGGAAACCTGGGCGAGGATGCATAGCGAAGGATAA
- a CDS encoding OsmC family protein — protein MAHLHEYPVRVEWTGGREGGGTVTAERSSSSQALSVPPEFQGPGAGTNPEELLASAIASCYTITLGIITANQKVPVMNVVTQAVGTVEQSGMQFNYKSVVIRPTITLAADADDAAEAKAHDLAHKADGYCIITNAVRGKVEITVEPTVLRG, from the coding sequence ATGGCACATTTGCATGAGTATCCGGTTCGCGTGGAATGGACCGGCGGCCGCGAGGGCGGCGGTACCGTCACGGCAGAGCGATCGTCCTCCAGTCAAGCTTTGAGCGTCCCTCCCGAATTCCAGGGTCCTGGCGCGGGCACCAATCCGGAAGAGCTGCTCGCGAGCGCGATCGCCTCTTGCTACACCATCACGCTGGGCATCATCACCGCCAACCAGAAGGTTCCGGTCATGAACGTTGTGACACAGGCGGTCGGAACGGTCGAGCAGAGCGGCATGCAGTTCAACTACAAGTCGGTCGTGATCCGTCCGACGATCACACTGGCCGCCGACGCGGACGATGCTGCCGAAGCCAAGGCGCACGATTTGGCCCACAAGGCCGACGGCTACTGTATCATCACGAATGCCGTACGCGGCAAAGTCGAAATCACCGTCGAACCAACCGTGCTCCGAGGCTGA